The proteins below come from a single Caulobacter segnis ATCC 21756 genomic window:
- a CDS encoding LysR family transcriptional regulator: protein MKDPRFAEFVAVFVDVVRAGSFSGAARRRGVTPSAIVRQIDALEHGLGVRVLVRSTRALAMTDAGQRLFERGQRLIDDLVDVHAEIAAFDGAVAGVLRVACFPTFGKRYVLPVAGALMRQHPGLSVELDLTERLADPVLDRLDAAIRIGQLTDSGLIATKLADQARLLVASPDYLARYGAPGSVEDLRGHRVLDKLHGADLLGWTDLLGGAAGQPNCGQVVFRSDDFEALRLAAREGVGAALLPSWVAGPDVREGQLTRLQLDDEPWNDRPRGIFLLRALPEPSAKLRAFIDALRAAIGSPPVWTP, encoded by the coding sequence ATGAAGGATCCAAGGTTCGCCGAGTTCGTGGCCGTCTTTGTCGATGTCGTGCGCGCCGGCAGTTTTTCCGGTGCGGCGCGGCGTCGGGGGGTGACGCCTTCGGCGATCGTCCGGCAGATCGACGCCCTGGAGCACGGCTTGGGCGTCCGGGTGCTGGTTCGCTCGACCAGGGCTCTGGCGATGACCGACGCAGGCCAGAGGCTGTTCGAGCGGGGGCAGCGGCTGATCGACGATCTTGTCGACGTGCACGCCGAGATCGCCGCCTTTGACGGCGCGGTCGCTGGCGTACTGCGGGTCGCCTGCTTTCCCACCTTCGGCAAGCGCTACGTTCTGCCGGTGGCTGGCGCCCTCATGCGCCAGCACCCCGGCCTATCGGTTGAGCTGGACCTGACCGAGCGCCTGGCCGACCCAGTGCTGGATCGCCTGGACGCGGCCATCCGCATCGGACAGCTGACCGACAGCGGCCTGATCGCCACCAAGCTCGCCGATCAAGCGAGACTACTGGTCGCCAGTCCGGACTATCTGGCCCGATATGGCGCGCCCGGCTCTGTCGAGGACCTGCGCGGCCATCGGGTGCTCGACAAGTTGCACGGGGCCGATCTCTTGGGCTGGACGGACCTTCTGGGCGGCGCGGCTGGTCAGCCCAACTGCGGTCAGGTGGTGTTCCGATCCGACGACTTCGAGGCGCTGCGGCTCGCCGCCAGGGAAGGGGTCGGCGCAGCGCTGTTGCCCAGTTGGGTGGCGGGGCCGGATGTCCGAGAGGGCCAGCTCACGCGGCTCCAGCTGGATGATGAGCCTTGGAACGACCGCCCGAGGGGCATCTTCCTGCTCAGAGCGCTGCCTGAGCCCTCGGCCAAGCTGCGGGCCTTCATCGACGCCTTGCGGGCCGCCATCGGATCCCCGCCGGTCTGGACTCCTTAG
- a CDS encoding TonB-dependent receptor, whose protein sequence is MGTAKRPSADSGRAFSDNLKCGASALVLGALMFGAPAMAQTTAKADDGQVVDEVIVTSIRQSLKSSQQLKQSSDIIGDSITAEDIGALPDRSVTEALSRVPGVSINRFAAGVDPDHFSVEGSGVVVRGLNFVRSELNGRDTFTANNGRILSFADVPSELMGGVDVFKSPSADMIEGGISGTVNLRTRLPFDSKEEILSLSAEVSYGDMIKKYRPSITGLYSNRWDTNVGEFGVLASYVNSRLASRSNAIQVSNFGCRTNLGQAVSDCGNGTKGLWFPRGAAFRSTDTFRKREGRAFAAQWKSNDGTMQAAFQYLRSKAVADWTEHAIEIATDNVTSNGDSRPAAGTTFTFDDSGVFTSGVITGTTGWRADQQGSDPRTPIDGLQSNNVRRDEAQTTITSDYGFNFKWTPNEHWGILFDAQHVDSSVDAISMGVWGSTFQNAAITLNGNKLPNVSFLPPSNGTSLPTCAPFTDSCTSYMRAPHSSFSDPYNNFWRSAMDHIEQSEGTEDAVKLDVEYKFNDDTWFDSVKAGVRWAERDQTTRFSTYNWGVLSEIWGSGGPVWMDDPINSDPNTPGGSNSTSRVEAYAFDNFLRGKLASPTAGQPRLFYAGNTVENYADVSKFALSVGDEWRDRLAGGCPQNWVPLAQRCNVVAGTPFLPQEINPVNEKTQSAYIMTRFAGDMGDARISGNIGLRYTKTDRVAEGFTAFPNATGLATEADCAAVPDGQTPSPFCQLTPAVRAQARAWANGAVIPSTAKSSFDYWLPSFNVKVVMPHGLQYRFGLSKTVTPPDIGLTRNYYNLAINTNADGITGGRPSGNVTVGNPYLKPTQSKNIDASVEWYFAPVGSLTFAAFWKQLTDVNFNSTARLPFTNNGATFDVLVTTPGNASKKSTVKGFEVGYQQFYDFLPKPFDKLGINANYSYIDSSGVPQSTLSATDPDVAAGRVTTVDTSKLPLQGLSKHNANFAVIYETSKLSARLAYNWRSDFLLTVRDVIVPFAPIMNEASGQLDGSIFYNITPKMKIGIQGVNLTNETTRTTQILNNELLKTGRSWFMADRRYTMVLRASF, encoded by the coding sequence ATGGGCACGGCCAAAAGGCCGTCCGCCGACAGCGGACGTGCGTTCAGCGATAATTTGAAGTGCGGCGCTTCCGCGTTGGTTCTTGGCGCTTTGATGTTCGGCGCGCCGGCCATGGCGCAGACCACGGCCAAGGCGGATGACGGACAGGTCGTCGATGAGGTCATCGTCACCAGCATCAGGCAGAGCCTCAAGAGCAGCCAGCAGCTTAAGCAGTCGTCAGACATCATCGGCGACTCGATCACCGCCGAGGACATTGGCGCCCTTCCGGATCGCTCGGTCACCGAGGCGCTGTCGCGCGTTCCCGGCGTCTCGATCAACCGCTTCGCCGCCGGCGTGGATCCCGACCACTTCTCGGTCGAAGGTTCGGGCGTTGTGGTCCGCGGCCTGAACTTTGTCCGTTCAGAGCTGAACGGCCGTGACACCTTCACGGCCAACAACGGCCGGATCCTCAGCTTCGCCGACGTCCCCTCCGAGCTGATGGGCGGCGTCGACGTGTTCAAGAGCCCCTCGGCCGACATGATCGAGGGCGGCATCTCGGGCACGGTGAACCTGCGCACGCGCCTGCCGTTCGACAGCAAGGAAGAGATTCTGTCCCTGTCGGCTGAAGTCAGCTACGGCGACATGATCAAGAAGTACCGCCCGTCGATTACGGGCCTGTACAGCAACCGCTGGGACACCAATGTCGGCGAGTTCGGCGTGCTGGCCTCGTACGTCAATTCGCGCCTGGCCAGCCGCAGCAATGCCATCCAGGTGTCGAACTTCGGCTGCCGCACCAACCTGGGCCAGGCCGTCTCGGACTGCGGCAATGGGACCAAGGGCCTGTGGTTTCCGCGCGGCGCGGCGTTCCGCTCGACCGACACCTTCCGTAAACGCGAAGGCCGCGCCTTCGCGGCCCAGTGGAAGAGCAACGACGGCACGATGCAGGCCGCGTTCCAGTACCTGCGGTCGAAGGCCGTGGCCGATTGGACCGAGCACGCCATCGAAATCGCTACCGACAATGTCACCAGCAACGGCGACTCGCGTCCGGCCGCCGGCACCACCTTCACCTTCGACGACAGCGGCGTCTTCACCAGCGGCGTGATCACCGGCACCACCGGCTGGCGCGCCGACCAGCAGGGCAGCGACCCGCGCACGCCGATCGACGGCCTGCAGTCGAACAACGTCCGCCGCGACGAAGCCCAGACCACGATCACTTCGGACTACGGCTTCAACTTCAAATGGACGCCGAACGAGCACTGGGGGATTCTGTTCGACGCCCAGCACGTGGATTCGTCGGTCGACGCAATCAGCATGGGCGTCTGGGGTTCGACCTTCCAGAACGCCGCGATCACGCTGAACGGCAACAAGTTGCCGAACGTCAGCTTCCTGCCGCCGTCGAACGGCACTTCGCTGCCGACTTGCGCCCCGTTCACGGACAGCTGCACCTCGTACATGCGCGCGCCGCACAGCAGCTTCAGCGACCCGTACAACAACTTCTGGCGCTCGGCGATGGATCACATCGAGCAGTCCGAGGGCACCGAAGACGCGGTCAAGCTGGACGTCGAATACAAGTTCAACGACGACACCTGGTTCGACTCGGTGAAGGCCGGCGTGCGCTGGGCCGAACGTGACCAGACCACCCGATTCTCGACCTACAACTGGGGCGTCCTGTCCGAGATCTGGGGTAGCGGCGGTCCGGTCTGGATGGACGATCCGATCAACAGCGACCCCAACACTCCTGGCGGCTCCAACAGCACCTCGCGGGTCGAGGCCTATGCGTTCGACAACTTCCTGCGCGGCAAACTCGCCTCGCCGACGGCCGGCCAACCGCGCCTGTTCTACGCTGGCAACACGGTCGAGAATTACGCCGACGTCTCCAAGTTCGCGTTGTCGGTCGGCGACGAATGGCGCGATCGCCTGGCCGGCGGATGTCCGCAGAACTGGGTGCCTCTGGCGCAACGCTGCAACGTCGTCGCGGGCACGCCCTTCCTGCCGCAGGAAATCAATCCTGTGAACGAGAAGACCCAGTCGGCCTACATCATGACGCGCTTCGCCGGCGACATGGGCGACGCCCGCATCAGCGGCAATATCGGCCTGCGCTACACCAAGACCGACCGCGTGGCCGAAGGCTTCACCGCCTTCCCGAACGCCACAGGCCTGGCCACGGAAGCCGACTGCGCCGCCGTTCCGGACGGCCAGACCCCTTCGCCGTTCTGCCAGCTGACGCCGGCCGTCCGGGCCCAAGCGCGCGCCTGGGCCAACGGGGCGGTGATCCCCAGCACGGCCAAGTCGTCCTTCGACTACTGGCTGCCGAGCTTCAACGTGAAGGTCGTCATGCCGCACGGCCTGCAGTACCGCTTCGGCCTGTCGAAGACGGTCACGCCGCCCGACATCGGCTTGACGCGCAACTATTACAACCTGGCGATCAACACCAACGCCGACGGCATCACCGGCGGCCGCCCCTCGGGCAACGTGACGGTTGGCAATCCGTACCTGAAGCCCACCCAATCGAAGAACATCGACGCCTCGGTCGAATGGTACTTCGCGCCGGTCGGCTCGCTGACGTTCGCGGCGTTCTGGAAGCAGCTGACGGACGTCAATTTCAACTCAACCGCCCGCCTCCCGTTCACCAACAACGGCGCTACGTTCGACGTGCTGGTGACCACGCCCGGCAACGCCAGCAAGAAGTCGACGGTCAAGGGCTTCGAGGTCGGCTACCAGCAGTTCTACGACTTCCTGCCCAAGCCGTTCGACAAGCTGGGGATCAACGCCAACTACAGCTACATCGACAGCTCGGGCGTGCCGCAAAGCACGCTGTCGGCGACCGATCCCGACGTGGCCGCCGGCCGCGTCACGACAGTCGACACCAGCAAGCTGCCGCTGCAGGGCCTGTCCAAGCACAACGCCAACTTCGCGGTGATCTACGAGACCAGCAAGCTCTCGGCGCGCCTGGCCTATAATTGGCGTTCGGACTTCCTGCTGACCGTCCGCGACGTGATCGTGCCGTTCGCGCCGATCATGAACGAGGCGAGCGGCCAGCTGGACGGCTCGATCTTCTATAACATCACCCCGAAAATGAAGATCGGCATCCAGGGCGTGAACCTGACCAACGAGACGACCCGCACCACGCAGATTCTCAACAATGAACTGCTGAAGACCGGTCGCTCGTGGTTCATGGCCGATCGCCGCTACACGATGGTGCTGCGGGCCAGCTTCTAA
- a CDS encoding TetR/AcrR family transcriptional regulator: protein MSTIDSSSSMAGQRGPTEHGVRDQIVDAAREHFSRFGYGKTTVADLAKAIGFSKAYIYKFFDSKQAIGQAICTQTLEQVFAGGTAGLVEGKSASDKLRRFFNGIVTASAELFFEDKMLYDIAAHAAEERWPSVIAYMERAEETLKAIILAGREAGEFERKTPIDETCEAILLAMQSFMNPLMLKHNLEGLPEDPAKVINLVLRSLAP, encoded by the coding sequence ATGAGCACGATCGACTCCTCTTCCTCGATGGCGGGCCAGCGCGGTCCTACCGAACATGGCGTCCGCGATCAGATCGTCGATGCGGCGCGGGAGCATTTCAGTCGCTTTGGCTACGGCAAGACCACGGTCGCGGACCTGGCCAAGGCGATCGGATTTTCCAAGGCCTACATCTACAAGTTCTTCGATTCCAAGCAGGCGATCGGCCAAGCGATCTGCACACAAACCCTTGAACAGGTTTTCGCTGGGGGCACGGCTGGCCTCGTCGAGGGCAAGTCGGCATCAGACAAATTACGTCGATTTTTCAATGGAATAGTGACGGCTAGCGCCGAACTCTTCTTCGAAGACAAGATGCTCTACGACATCGCCGCCCATGCGGCCGAGGAGCGCTGGCCCTCGGTGATCGCCTACATGGAACGCGCCGAGGAGACGCTGAAGGCGATCATCCTCGCGGGGCGGGAAGCCGGCGAGTTCGAGCGCAAGACGCCGATCGACGAGACCTGCGAGGCGATCCTGCTGGCCATGCAGAGCTTCATGAATCCGCTGATGCTCAAGCATAACCTGGAGGGCCTGCCCGAGGATCCCGCCAAGGTGATCAACCTAGTCCTGCGCAGTCTCGCGCCGTAG
- a CDS encoding NAD(P)H-quinone oxidoreductase: MRAIAYDRFGPPDVLRLVEAPAPEPRATDLLVRVAAAGVNRADLMQRTGFYGDQSFGESPLLGLELAGEVIEVGAEVTGFSVGDPVMAIVGGGAYAEFARVDHGMAVKVPSGLPLVQAAGVMEAFVTAWEAVAHLAEILPGQRVLVHAAAGGIGSAAVQIARALGASVYATASAERAADVRRLGAAAVIDYRVVDFEAETLRLTDGAGVDAVIDFIGGEYLARNLRCLAPGGRLVQVGILSGDADPAIPLDLLLHNHLRLIGTVMKSRTLDEKRAMVARFAAGALPRLAKGELRPVIDTILPLDLAAEAHRRLERGGGFGKIILAP, from the coding sequence GTGAGAGCCATCGCCTACGACCGCTTCGGCCCGCCGGATGTCCTCCGGCTGGTCGAGGCGCCCGCTCCGGAGCCGCGGGCCACGGACCTTCTGGTCCGCGTCGCCGCCGCCGGCGTCAATCGCGCCGACCTGATGCAGCGCACCGGCTTCTACGGTGACCAGAGCTTCGGCGAGAGCCCCCTGCTGGGCCTGGAGCTCGCCGGCGAAGTCATCGAGGTCGGGGCCGAGGTCACGGGATTCAGCGTGGGAGACCCGGTGATGGCGATCGTCGGCGGCGGCGCCTATGCGGAGTTCGCCCGGGTCGATCACGGCATGGCCGTCAAGGTTCCGAGCGGACTTCCGCTCGTCCAGGCGGCCGGGGTCATGGAGGCCTTCGTCACCGCCTGGGAGGCGGTAGCCCATCTGGCCGAAATCCTCCCGGGACAGCGTGTGCTGGTCCACGCCGCGGCCGGCGGCATTGGTTCTGCCGCGGTGCAGATCGCCCGGGCGCTGGGCGCGAGCGTCTACGCCACAGCCTCGGCCGAGCGGGCGGCGGACGTGCGGCGTCTGGGCGCGGCGGCTGTGATCGACTACCGTGTCGTCGACTTCGAGGCCGAGACCCTGCGCCTGACGGACGGAGCTGGCGTGGACGCGGTGATCGACTTCATCGGCGGCGAGTACTTGGCGCGCAACCTGCGCTGCCTGGCGCCGGGTGGCCGGCTGGTGCAGGTCGGGATCCTCAGCGGCGACGCCGACCCCGCGATCCCGCTGGACCTCCTGCTGCATAACCACCTGCGCCTGATCGGCACCGTGATGAAGTCACGCACCCTCGACGAGAAGCGCGCCATGGTCGCCCGCTTCGCCGCCGGCGCGCTGCCGCGCCTTGCGAAAGGCGAACTGAGGCCAGTGATCGATACGATTCTGCCGCTGGACTTGGCGGCCGAGGCGCATCGGCGGCTGGAGCGTGGCGGCGGCTTCGGCAAGATCATCCTGGCGCCCTGA
- a CDS encoding SDR family NAD(P)-dependent oxidoreductase: MPGPKVVLITGVSSGIGRAAAIGFARAGCRVYGTVRDTAKVERIDGVTLIEMDIRPLRSLARAV; this comes from the coding sequence ATGCCTGGTCCGAAAGTCGTCCTCATCACCGGGGTTTCATCCGGCATAGGGCGCGCCGCCGCCATTGGGTTTGCCCGGGCCGGGTGCCGGGTCTATGGCACGGTGCGCGACACCGCGAAGGTCGAGCGCATCGATGGGGTGACGCTCATCGAGATGGATATCCGCCCTTTACGATCCCTGGCTCGGGCCGTTTGA
- a CDS encoding efflux transporter outer membrane subunit produces the protein MRSVRFPALLAATSATLLSGCAIGPDYVAPPAPKAGAFMGQPAIAARIATPAPAETWWRGFNDPVLDRLVGRALAQNLDLAQATARVTQARAGLGAATAALLPSASIQGQAATVHASTQTPTGRLLSATPGFDRDGSSYEGNLVAGWELDVFGGARRDREAALARYDAAEAGVAAARLTVAAQTADTYMLVRGLQERLAIARRQAETQSRLVETVRLLYERGAAADLQLRQAQGGLAQTLASIPVLETGLEAALNAMDVIQGAQPGTYRAELVTPSAIPAAPGLADAGGPAELLRRRPDLIVAEQRLRASNAEVGSALSQYFPKLSLSGLVGTATTSRDTLFEGPATQAQGVLGLRWRLFDFGRVNAEVKAAKGRKAEALAAYQQAVLRASEDVENAFVSLVKREDQSRVLSDGETSLAKARAASQAAYEAGAVSLVEVLDADARLLAVRDARAQAKTEAARAAIRSFQALGGGWSES, from the coding sequence ATGCGCTCTGTCCGTTTCCCCGCCTTGCTGGCCGCTACCAGCGCCACCCTCCTTTCGGGCTGCGCCATCGGTCCGGACTATGTCGCGCCCCCCGCGCCCAAGGCGGGCGCTTTCATGGGGCAGCCGGCTATCGCCGCGCGGATCGCCACCCCAGCGCCGGCCGAGACTTGGTGGCGCGGCTTCAATGATCCGGTCCTCGACCGATTGGTCGGCCGAGCCCTGGCCCAGAACCTGGACCTGGCTCAGGCGACGGCTCGCGTAACGCAGGCACGGGCCGGACTTGGCGCGGCCACGGCGGCGCTCTTGCCGTCGGCTTCGATCCAAGGCCAAGCCGCTACGGTTCACGCCTCCACCCAGACGCCGACGGGGCGCCTCCTGTCCGCCACGCCTGGCTTCGACCGTGACGGATCCTCCTATGAAGGCAATCTGGTCGCGGGATGGGAGCTCGACGTCTTCGGCGGCGCCCGGCGAGATCGCGAGGCGGCCCTAGCGCGATACGATGCGGCCGAGGCCGGCGTGGCGGCGGCCAGGCTGACCGTCGCCGCCCAGACGGCCGACACCTACATGCTTGTGAGAGGCCTCCAGGAGCGGCTGGCGATCGCGCGCCGCCAAGCCGAGACCCAGTCCAGGCTCGTCGAAACCGTGCGCCTGCTGTACGAGCGCGGCGCCGCCGCGGACCTGCAACTGCGACAAGCGCAAGGCGGCTTGGCGCAGACGCTCGCCAGCATCCCAGTGCTTGAGACGGGACTCGAGGCGGCGCTTAACGCCATGGATGTGATCCAGGGCGCTCAGCCCGGGACCTATCGCGCGGAACTGGTCACACCGTCCGCGATCCCCGCCGCGCCTGGTCTCGCGGACGCCGGCGGCCCCGCCGAGCTTCTGCGCCGCCGTCCTGACCTGATCGTCGCCGAGCAGCGCCTGCGCGCCAGCAACGCCGAGGTTGGATCGGCGCTATCGCAGTACTTTCCCAAGCTATCGCTTAGCGGATTGGTCGGAACCGCGACGACCAGCCGCGACACGCTGTTCGAGGGGCCGGCGACCCAGGCGCAGGGCGTGTTGGGGCTGCGCTGGCGACTGTTCGATTTCGGTCGTGTCAACGCAGAGGTCAAGGCGGCGAAAGGGCGTAAGGCCGAGGCGCTTGCGGCTTATCAGCAAGCCGTGCTGCGAGCGAGCGAGGACGTCGAGAACGCGTTCGTCAGCCTGGTCAAGCGCGAGGACCAATCGCGCGTCCTATCCGACGGTGAGACGTCATTGGCGAAAGCCCGCGCCGCCTCGCAGGCGGCCTACGAGGCTGGCGCGGTCAGTCTCGTGGAGGTGCTCGACGCCGACGCGCGGCTGCTGGCCGTGCGCGACGCCCGGGCGCAAGCCAAAACCGAAGCCGCGCGCGCGGCGATCCGCTCGTTCCAGGCGCTGGGCGGAGGTTGGAGCGAGTCCTGA
- a CDS encoding glycoside hydrolase family 5 protein, with the protein MLAFTIALLLAPDAAAIADARGDWVGVVAAGDKSLRLSAHLERRGQGLIGVIDSPDQGAFGLPLANIVQDGAKLSFDAPSVNARYEAHWDSARSAYVGRWIQNGQAIDLALTRGGYPHDFDLDWNAPVDPGLAYQPAKRARPRVGPDLNVGKCVNMSNMLDAPTEGAWGPAFADDDFTIIKTAGFSSVRIPVAFSAHADTTPPYAIDPTFLARVRHVVTLASAAKLNVLLDMHHYDAMMRDPDAEAPRFVALWRQVAQAFADAPPSVWFELLNEPNDKLTNDRLGALYAPALAAIRATNPKRPVIVGPEWNNLDKMLAFEMPDDPYVAPSFHYYDPFLFTHQGAPWPNPAPPMGRSFGSAADRSELDRSVAKVRDYMARTGRVPILGEYGAQDDPRVPLAQRVRYYGVVSSAFASVGVASCAWGYRSGFRIREGDHWLPGIVEAIRAPKP; encoded by the coding sequence GTGCTCGCGTTCACTATCGCCCTGCTTCTCGCCCCGGACGCCGCGGCGATCGCCGATGCGCGTGGAGACTGGGTCGGCGTTGTCGCCGCGGGCGACAAAAGCTTGAGGCTGTCCGCGCATCTGGAACGTCGGGGGCAAGGCCTTATCGGCGTGATCGACAGCCCCGACCAAGGCGCGTTCGGCCTTCCCCTGGCCAACATCGTCCAGGACGGCGCTAAGCTCAGTTTCGACGCGCCTAGCGTGAATGCGCGGTACGAAGCCCATTGGGACAGCGCGCGAAGCGCCTATGTCGGTCGCTGGATCCAGAACGGCCAGGCCATCGACCTCGCGCTGACGCGCGGAGGCTATCCGCACGACTTCGATCTCGACTGGAACGCGCCGGTCGATCCGGGCTTGGCTTACCAGCCAGCCAAGCGCGCCAGGCCGCGCGTTGGTCCGGACCTGAATGTCGGCAAGTGCGTCAACATGTCCAACATGTTGGACGCGCCAACCGAGGGGGCCTGGGGCCCCGCCTTCGCCGACGACGATTTTACGATCATCAAGACAGCGGGCTTCTCGTCCGTGCGCATACCGGTCGCCTTCTCCGCTCACGCCGACACGACGCCGCCCTATGCGATAGATCCAACCTTCCTGGCCCGCGTGCGGCATGTCGTGACGCTGGCCAGCGCCGCCAAGCTGAACGTGCTGCTAGACATGCATCACTACGATGCGATGATGCGCGACCCCGACGCCGAGGCTCCACGTTTTGTCGCGCTCTGGCGACAGGTCGCCCAAGCCTTCGCGGACGCGCCGCCCAGCGTCTGGTTCGAGCTGCTCAATGAACCGAACGACAAGCTGACCAACGATCGGCTTGGCGCGCTCTATGCGCCGGCGCTGGCCGCGATCCGGGCGACCAATCCCAAGCGCCCCGTTATCGTCGGCCCCGAGTGGAACAACCTCGACAAGATGCTGGCGTTCGAGATGCCCGACGATCCCTACGTCGCGCCCAGCTTCCACTACTACGATCCGTTCCTGTTCACGCACCAGGGCGCGCCTTGGCCCAATCCCGCGCCCCCCATGGGCCGAAGCTTCGGCTCGGCGGCGGACCGGAGCGAGCTGGACCGTAGCGTCGCCAAGGTGCGCGACTACATGGCCCGCACCGGCCGGGTTCCGATCCTGGGCGAATACGGCGCGCAGGACGATCCGCGCGTGCCGTTGGCGCAGCGCGTCCGATACTACGGTGTGGTGAGTTCGGCATTTGCGTCGGTCGGGGTCGCCAGCTGCGCCTGGGGTTATCGCTCGGGCTTTCGGATCCGCGAGGGCGACCACTGGCTGCCCGGTATCGTGGAAGCGATCCGTGCGCCCAAGCCGTAG
- a CDS encoding efflux RND transporter periplasmic adaptor subunit — translation MSSRTLAVALLLGGLAPLAACGGKADADDPRTAPPLVRVATASPAASGERRFTGIVTARVQSDLGFRVGGKVVERLVDAGQTVRRGQPLMRIDATDYALAVSAQNQQVEAARARAQQTASDERRLRGLVAAGAVSAIAYDQAKAAADAAKAQLDAAEAQARVTSNAAGYALLTADADGVVVETLAEPGQVVGAGQAVVRLAQAGPREATITLPETVRPVVGSQARAFGFDGGVVGQARLRQLSDAADPRTRTFEAKYVLTGAAAQAPLGSTMIVALPTQSAPATKGVEAPIGALYDTGRGAGVWVIKPGASTVEWRPVRVAGVSAETVTITDGLRGGEQFVALGAHMLHQGQRVRVQTGAAR, via the coding sequence ATGTCGTCTCGAACCCTCGCCGTCGCCCTGCTCTTGGGCGGTCTGGCGCCCCTGGCCGCCTGCGGCGGTAAAGCTGACGCGGACGACCCGCGCACCGCGCCCCCCCTTGTCCGTGTGGCCACGGCGAGCCCGGCGGCAAGCGGCGAGCGGCGGTTCACCGGCATCGTCACGGCGCGCGTCCAGAGCGACCTAGGCTTCCGGGTTGGTGGCAAGGTCGTGGAACGCCTGGTCGACGCCGGCCAGACGGTTCGCCGCGGCCAGCCGCTCATGCGGATCGACGCCACCGATTACGCCCTGGCCGTCTCGGCTCAGAACCAGCAGGTCGAAGCCGCGCGGGCGCGGGCCCAGCAGACGGCTTCAGACGAACGTCGCCTACGAGGCCTCGTCGCGGCGGGCGCCGTCTCCGCGATCGCCTATGACCAGGCAAAAGCCGCGGCAGACGCCGCCAAAGCCCAGCTCGACGCCGCCGAGGCCCAGGCGCGCGTGACCAGCAACGCCGCTGGGTACGCCCTGCTGACCGCCGACGCCGACGGCGTGGTCGTGGAGACCCTGGCCGAGCCCGGCCAGGTCGTAGGCGCTGGCCAGGCCGTCGTTCGCCTGGCGCAGGCCGGTCCCCGCGAGGCCACCATCACCCTGCCCGAGACGGTCCGCCCGGTGGTGGGTTCACAGGCCCGGGCGTTCGGCTTTGACGGCGGCGTTGTCGGCCAGGCCAGGCTTCGCCAGCTCTCCGACGCGGCCGACCCGCGAACGCGTACGTTCGAGGCCAAGTACGTGTTGACCGGCGCGGCCGCGCAGGCCCCGCTAGGCTCGACCATGATCGTGGCGCTGCCCACTCAGTCCGCCCCCGCGACCAAGGGCGTCGAGGCCCCGATCGGGGCGCTCTACGACACCGGCAGGGGCGCTGGCGTGTGGGTGATCAAGCCTGGGGCTTCGACGGTCGAATGGAGGCCCGTGCGCGTAGCCGGCGTCAGCGCCGAAACCGTGACGATCACCGATGGCCTTCGCGGCGGCGAACAGTTCGTCGCCTTGGGCGCCCATATGCTGCACCAGGGCCAGCGCGTCCGCGTCCAGACCGGAGCGGCGCGATGA